ATAGGATACCTGTTTCCAGAAGTCAGGCAGTGTGTGTATTGAGAAGAAAACACCGCTCAAAAAGGATAATGGCAGTATGACAAAATTCTGAAATGCTGCGATGTGATCCCATTTTTCTGAACAGACTGCACCGATAAGCCCTAGTGCCCCAAGTATGCCGCAACCTAAAAAACTGAATGCAAGAACCAGGGGAATGTCATGTATCCATACTGTTTCAAAAAAGTAGGCTGTTATCCATACACCTGAGCCAACAAGGATTCCCCTTACAACACATGCTGCAACATAGGCGATATATATCTCCAGATCCGATAAAGGGGCGAGCAGCATAAATACAATATTTCTGTTCATCTTTGACTGAAACAGGCTGGATGAGCTGTTTGCAAAGGCATTCTGGAGCATGGACATGATTATAAGCCCCGGAATAAGAAATGTTACATAGTGAACCCCTTTATACACCTCAAGCCTCTCTGTAAGCACCGAGGAGAATACAAGGAGATAGAGCAGTACTGTTACCACAGGGGTCAGTATGGTCTGTATGGATACCTTCAGGAACCGCCAGACCTCTTTCCAGAAGAGTGTAAATATCCCTCCCCAGTTAATCATTTTCAGCACCTGTCAGTTCTATGAACACCTCTTCAAGTCCCGGTTCTTTTGTCTGAAGGTCAATCAGGTTTACGCTGGCCCTGCGCAGTTCCTCAATGATCGCCCCTATTTTATCATTTTCTTTATGCAGCTTCAGACAGATATCCCCGTTTTCCGAGGAGATTATCTTTTCCCTGATACCTTCAGGGATTTTTTTTGTACTGCTTTTTGCCAATCTAAGATTAAGGAACCTGTAGGGATATCGGTTGAGCAATTTCTCTTTCTCCTCTACTGCCTTGAGAATTCCATGGCTGAGTATCCCTATCATGTCACAGTTGGCCTCAGCCTCTTCAAGGTAGTGTGTTGTAAGAATAATGGTCTGCCCCTGTTTATTCAGTTCGCGAAAATACCTCCAGAGGCTTTTTCTAAGTTCCACATCCACACCTGCTGTGGGTTCATCAAGGACTATAACCTCAGGCCTATGGACAAGCGCCTGTGCAATCAGGAGACGTCGTTTCATGCCGCCGGAGAGGTTCCCTATGTTCTCTGTTGCCTTATCTGATAGATCAAGGTGAAAGATGATCTCCTCTATCCATGCATGGTTAGATGAACCTAGTCCAAAGTAACCTGATTGCAGCCTGAGCATCTCCCGAACCGAAAAGAAGGGGTCATAGGCAAGCTCCTGTGGAACAACCCCGATGGTCTTTCTGGCCTTTCTCCATCTGCTCCTTACATTATAGCCCTTGACCTCTATATACCCTTTTGATGCCTTTGTGAGGCCCGCCATAATATTTATCAGG
The Desulfatiglans sp. genome window above contains:
- a CDS encoding ABC transporter permease, with product MINWGGIFTLFWKEVWRFLKVSIQTILTPVVTVLLYLLVFSSVLTERLEVYKGVHYVTFLIPGLIIMSMLQNAFANSSSSLFQSKMNRNIVFMLLAPLSDLEIYIAYVAACVVRGILVGSGVWITAYFFETVWIHDIPLVLAFSFLGCGILGALGLIGAVCSEKWDHIAAFQNFVILPLSFLSGVFFSIHTLPDFWKQVSYYNPFFYMVDGFRYAFLGVSDTDPLLSLVITTLFFILISIAGLMLLKSGYKLRE
- a CDS encoding ABC transporter ATP-binding protein; protein product: MLPAVKVSGVSKSYGSLKALENIDFQIEQGSFFGLLGPNGAGKSTLINIMAGLTKASKGYIEVKGYNVRSRWRKARKTIGVVPQELAYDPFFSVREMLRLQSGYFGLGSSNHAWIEEIIFHLDLSDKATENIGNLSGGMKRRLLIAQALVHRPEVIVLDEPTAGVDVELRKSLWRYFRELNKQGQTIILTTHYLEEAEANCDMIGILSHGILKAVEEKEKLLNRYPYRFLNLRLAKSSTKKIPEGIREKIISSENGDICLKLHKENDKIGAIIEELRRASVNLIDLQTKEPGLEEVFIELTGAEND